A stretch of Toxoplasma gondii ME49 chromosome V, whole genome shotgun sequence DNA encodes these proteins:
- a CDS encoding hypothetical protein (encoded by transcript TGME49_220570~Predicted trans-membrane domain (TMHMM2.0):78-101), translating to MRFRENDNCWKEQEISTGPLRLLPSRVVSKMADAAFSASLLSSFSLVDEGKRREPIWHDSVRAPVVSHRSLLAASEISPGLHNTLCVLAGILLLLWLIHLLRRLVKADKVRRQFAVQQHPLHLRGLAGYSEDLQRLFRIHFEKLVRNYNPASPLAILRVRVAAQTKSVLFLPCTSSPSGSSVPLSSSASSHASPSFSFLPSHGEDRQTDSRFRLATSGGDARGTSEEQKGTAVALAVGPGGRGDVELVVDACDAATVIVYWGVDARALQKALTKKADEVSICLGSLDGPLHLPRSLRRIFGVRRLASSRPTRRSAVHPDASRSLLELEGREGQASSGPDREREGERLSLSEQGGSTGAPLSSPPLLTSSEYRLRSAEVRIEAGMNQRVRISPLDPKATLGSFAPVETADAPSVEDRAELPLIVVASLLSHSHQRMSEVGHLGAVSVSEASTHVLILRRSPQNSSSLGLELAKEVVLGGGLMRAQERLDVYGLEEGDTIGGETECLVCMTNAKDVMLYPCRHCSLCFDCLRSLHQERCPICRSNFSAFVTFPFKRAHALLPSSTPSLSSPSSSSARPSVPAPPTSGERGRTERDRDMLGSRRSPRSPSASPERRRGDAQRGVERPRDGSEEEEDDRGNATASSGSRFRRGRDRRRGRARERSEGVESTESSRGVPGMLLDQLRHYVHYDELGSDVLSDSDS from the exons ATGAGATTCAGGGAAAACGATAATTGCTGGAAAGAACAGGAAATAAGTACAGGTCcactccgtcttcttccgtcgcGTGTGGTCTCCAAGATGGCAGACGCGGCTTTCTCAGCCTCACtactttcttctttctctttggtcgacgaagggaagcgaagagaaccGATATGGCACGACAGCGTCAGGGCGCCTGTTGTGTCGCATCGCTCTCTGCTAGCGGCCTCGGAAATCTCACCAGGCTTGCACAACACTCTCTGCGTCCTTGCCGGCatcctgcttcttctttggcTGATCCATCTCCTTAGACGGCTTGTCAAAGCGGACAAAGTTCGACGCCAGTTCGCCGTTCAACAG CACCCTCTGCATCTTCGTGGGCTCGCAGGATATTCGGAGGACCTGCAGCGTCTCTTTCGCATCCACTTTGAGAAGCTTGTCCGGAATTACAATcccgcctcgcctctcgccatTCTCCGGGTTCGCGTAGCTGCTCAAACGAAgtctgttctctttcttccctgcacctcgtctccgtctggcTCTTcggttcctctttcttcttctgcttcgtcgcatgcctctccttcgttttctttcctgcctTCTCACGGCGAGGACCGGCAGACCGACAGCAGATTCAGACTCGCCACAAGCGGCGGGGATGCACGAGGAACGagcgaagagcagaaagggaCGGCAGTGGCTCTGGCTGTCGGGCCGGGGGGCCGGGGAGACGTCGAATTGGTcgtcgatgcatgcgacgcAGCGACGGTCATCGTTTACTGGGGAGTTGATGCACGTGCGCTGCAGAAAGCG CTCACCAAAAAGGCAGACGAAGTGAGCATTTGCCTGGGAAGTCTCGACGGGCCTCTCCACCTTCCGCGCTCTCTTCGGAGAATCTTCGGCGTGCGCcgtcttgcttcctctcggcCCACACGACGTTCTGCCGTCCACCCCGAtgcctcgcgttctcttctcgagttagaagggagagaag GGCAGGCGTCATCGGGGCCGGACAGGGAGAGGGAGGGCGAGAGACTGTCATTGTCAGAGCAGGGTGGAAGCACTGgagctcctctctcttccccgccTCTCCTTACATCTTCCGAATATCGCCTGCGATCTGCTGAAGTCAG AATAGAAGCTGGTATGAATCAGCGCGTGCGGATTTCTCCTTTGGATCCG AAGGCAACGCTGGGCAGCTTTGCGCCAGTGGAGACCGCCGACGCACCAAGCGTTGAAGACAGAGCCGAGCTTCCATTGATTGtcgttgcttctcttctctcgcattCA CATCAGCGCATGAGCGAGGTGGGCCATCTCGGCGCTGTGTCCGTATCCGAG GCTTCTACACACGTTCTCATCCTCCGTAGAAGTCCGCAGAACTCATCCTCTCTCGGCCTTGAGTTGGCAAAGGAGGTCGTTCTGGGCGGCGGCCTCATGAGAGCGCAAGAGCGCCTAGACGTGTATGGACTTGAAGAAGGAGATACGATtggcggagagacagaatgcTTGGTTTGTATGACGAACGCGAAAGACGTGATGCTGTACCCCTGCAG GCACTGCTCGCTCTGCTTTgactgtctccgttcgctgCACCAGGAACGGTGCCCGATTTGTCGGTCAAATTTCTCAGCCTTTGTGACGTTTCCGTTCAAAcgggcgcatgcactgcttccctcgtctacgccttcgctgtcttccccCTCGTCCTCCAGCGCTCGACCCTCCGTGCCTGCGCCCCCCACTTCCggggagcgaggaagaacggagagagacagagacatgTTAGGCTCTCGTCGGAGTCCTCggtcgccttctgcgtccCCTGAGAGGCGACGTGGAGATGCCCAGCGGGGAGTTGAGAGGCCCAGagacggaagcgaagaggaagaagacgatcgGGGGAATGCTACTGCGTCGTCCGGCTCGCGCTTTCGACGCGGGcgggacagaagaagagggagagcgcGCGAACGAAGCGAAGGGGTTGAGTCGACAGAAAGTAGCAGAG GTGTTCCAGGGATGCTCCTAGACCAGCTGCGGCACTACGTGCACTACGACGAGCTTGGCAGCGATGTGCTTTCGGATAGTGACTCATAG